From one Peptoniphilaceae bacterium AMB_02 genomic stretch:
- a CDS encoding YdiU family protein has translation MSLKLQSDYYDKLDNRFYTITKPSTVSNPVLVLFNSTLASELGMELADLDMKAEIFSGNYIDDSWTPISQAYSGHQFGYFTRLGDGRAVLLGEWKDKNGYLWDIQLKGSGRNAYSRGGDGRATIGSMIREYIISEAMHGLGIPTTRSLAVVQTENKVRREVVKTGGILTRVASSHIRAGTFQYAYEVGGIGLVKQLADYAINRHYPHLDGSKDRYLNFLDEFTKRQAKLISLWMSKGFIHGVMNTDNMTISGETIDYGPCAFMDYYNPDEVFSSIDTMGRYRYSNQPKIGIWNITRLLELFVEIIDSNEEKSIAKLSEIIKSFNEYFSYYYSMLMRSKLGLVKEFKGDLKLIEELLQFMYANNLDFTNTFRILSQNNYKNEEVFKHINFLSFEKKWMERLEKEESNIEKAQKIMKNHNPQIIPRNHLVEKAIREVEDKGDYSFVRIFMELLKSPFDYSKKIPEGFLKPMDLDEKVNYKTYCGT, from the coding sequence ATGTCATTAAAATTACAAAGTGATTATTATGATAAATTAGATAATAGATTTTATACAATTACAAAACCGTCAACTGTCAGCAATCCTGTTTTGGTATTATTTAACAGTACCTTGGCATCAGAACTGGGAATGGAGTTAGCTGATTTAGACATGAAAGCGGAAATTTTCTCGGGAAATTATATAGATGATTCTTGGACGCCAATCTCCCAGGCATATTCAGGACACCAGTTTGGTTATTTTACCAGACTGGGAGATGGACGAGCAGTTTTATTGGGGGAATGGAAAGATAAAAATGGATATTTATGGGATATTCAGTTAAAAGGTTCAGGTAGAAATGCATATTCCAGAGGTGGAGATGGAAGGGCTACCATTGGTTCAATGATTAGAGAATATATTATCAGCGAAGCCATGCATGGTTTGGGAATACCCACAACAAGATCACTTGCAGTCGTTCAGACGGAAAATAAAGTTAGAAGAGAAGTCGTTAAAACCGGAGGAATTCTGACAAGAGTAGCATCCAGTCATATAAGAGCAGGAACTTTTCAATATGCTTATGAGGTAGGTGGGATAGGACTTGTTAAACAGCTTGCAGATTATGCTATAAATAGACATTATCCGCACTTGGACGGTTCTAAAGACAGATACCTGAACTTTCTGGACGAATTCACAAAGAGACAAGCTAAACTAATTTCGCTCTGGATGAGCAAGGGCTTTATTCATGGAGTCATGAATACCGACAATATGACGATAAGTGGAGAAACAATTGATTATGGACCTTGTGCTTTTATGGATTACTACAATCCTGATGAAGTTTTCAGCTCAATTGATACCATGGGAAGATATAGATACTCAAACCAGCCTAAAATAGGTATTTGGAATATTACAAGATTATTGGAACTGTTCGTAGAGATTATCGATTCAAATGAAGAAAAGAGCATAGCAAAATTATCGGAGATAATCAAATCCTTTAATGAATACTTCAGTTATTATTATTCCATGTTAATGAGATCTAAACTGGGATTAGTAAAAGAGTTTAAGGGTGACTTAAAATTAATAGAAGAACTGCTTCAGTTTATGTATGCAAATAATCTGGATTTTACCAATACATTTAGAATACTAAGTCAGAATAATTATAAAAATGAAGAAGTTTTTAAGCACATTAACTTTTTAAGTTTTGAGAAAAAATGGATGGAAAGACTCGAAAAAGAGGAGTCTAATATTGAAAAGGCTCAAAAGATAATGAAAAACCACAATCCTCAGATAATCCCAAGAAATCATTTGGTAGAAAAGGCAATTAGAGAAGTAGAGGATAAAGGTGATTATAGTTTTGTGAGAATCTTTATGGAATTATTAAAAAGTCCATTTGATTACTCTAAAAAGATACCGGAAGGGTTTTTAAAGCCTATGGATTTGGATGAAAAAGTAAATTACAAAACTTATTGTGGAACTTAG
- a CDS encoding MBL fold metallo-hydrolase — translation MKITFLGATKEVTGSNILIETENEKFLIDCGMFQGSKDLERLNAENFRFNPEEIDFVILSHAHIDHSGRLPKLLKDGFRGKIYTTKPTIDLCEVMLTDSATIQANDIEWENKKRLRAGKPPIEPLYTVKHVEDTLRHFIGNHYDYNITINENIRIRFKDAGHILGSAIVEMWIREKGKELKLVFSGDLGMPDRPIINDPEFINGADYLILESTYGNTVHEPFESSINNLIDVVDKVTTRGGSVIIPSFAVGRTQELIYELNKYYENIDRIVEYRRIPIYIDSPMAVLATKAFMKNSYVFDEEAKALIRSGDNIFEFPNLRYVNTVEESKMLNNVRFPRVIISSSGMATAGRVRHHLKHHLWDPKSAVVFVGYQAEGSLGRILLDGAESVKLLGETIAVNCEIHRMEGFSGHADEPMLLKWVNKMSVKPKKIFLVHGEEEQSEPLSITLRENLGINTEIAELGKTYELIGYEDRLPIEDIAEEQKNEIENEIVDLFLGIDSLEANDKLLEIEKLNAEKYAELKRKLKDINENIMDINLMLGK, via the coding sequence ATGAAAATAACTTTTTTAGGTGCCACTAAGGAAGTGACCGGCTCCAATATATTAATTGAAACAGAAAATGAAAAGTTCTTAATAGATTGTGGTATGTTTCAAGGATCAAAAGACCTGGAAAGACTCAACGCAGAAAACTTTAGGTTCAATCCGGAAGAAATAGATTTTGTAATACTATCCCATGCTCATATAGACCATAGTGGAAGATTGCCCAAACTGTTAAAGGATGGATTTAGAGGCAAAATATATACCACAAAACCCACTATCGACCTATGTGAAGTAATGCTTACAGATAGTGCTACAATACAGGCCAATGATATTGAATGGGAAAACAAAAAGAGGCTAAGGGCAGGGAAACCTCCGATAGAACCATTATATACTGTGAAACATGTAGAAGATACATTGAGACATTTCATTGGAAATCATTATGATTATAATATAACAATAAATGAAAATATAAGGATTAGATTTAAAGATGCAGGGCATATTCTGGGGTCTGCTATTGTTGAGATGTGGATTCGTGAAAAAGGTAAGGAATTAAAATTAGTATTTTCAGGAGATTTGGGCATGCCTGATAGACCCATTATAAATGACCCTGAATTTATAAACGGTGCCGATTATCTAATCCTGGAATCAACTTATGGAAATACAGTTCATGAACCATTTGAATCCAGTATCAATAATTTAATTGATGTAGTAGATAAAGTAACTACTAGGGGAGGATCGGTAATAATACCGTCTTTTGCTGTAGGAAGAACACAGGAGTTGATATATGAACTCAATAAATACTATGAAAATATCGATAGAATAGTGGAATACAGAAGAATTCCAATATATATCGATAGTCCAATGGCAGTGTTGGCAACGAAGGCATTTATGAAAAATTCATATGTATTTGATGAGGAAGCGAAAGCTTTAATCCGTTCAGGGGATAATATATTTGAATTTCCAAATCTTAGATATGTTAATACTGTAGAAGAATCTAAAATGCTAAACAATGTAAGATTCCCTAGAGTTATTATATCATCTAGTGGTATGGCGACTGCAGGGAGAGTAAGACATCATTTAAAACACCATCTCTGGGATCCTAAATCTGCTGTTGTATTTGTAGGTTATCAGGCAGAAGGATCACTAGGTAGAATTTTACTTGATGGAGCAGAATCAGTAAAATTATTGGGTGAAACAATAGCTGTTAATTGTGAAATCCATAGAATGGAAGGATTTTCTGGACACGCAGACGAACCCATGTTGTTGAAATGGGTAAATAAAATGAGTGTAAAACCCAAAAAGATATTTTTAGTACACGGAGAAGAAGAACAAAGCGAACCACTTTCAATAACACTTCGAGAGAACCTGGGGATAAATACGGAAATAGCTGAACTTGGGAAAACTTATGAATTAATTGGCTATGAGGACAGGCTGCCCATCGAAGATATTGCCGAAGAACAAAAGAACGAAATTGAAAATGAAATAGTTGATTTGTTCTTAGGAATTGATTCTCTTGAAGCCAATGATAAATTATTAGAAATTGAAAAATTAAATGCAGAAAAATATGCTGAATTAAAACGAAAATTAAAAGATATCAATGAAAATATCATGGATATAAATCTTATGCTAGGAAAATAG
- a CDS encoding DNA polymerase IV, protein MANRIIFHVDMDAFFASVEELDNPNLKKYPVIVAGSSDRGVVTTANYPARKYGLHSAMPVFMAKKLCPHVVIVPVRKHRYSEMSKKIYSILNEFTPITEMVSLDEAYMDMTKCTDDPFLTAENIQNRVFTETGLTMSIGISYNKFLAKIASDWNKPNGIKEIKENMIPDILLDLPLRKVHGLGNVSIKKFNNIGIYSVEDLYQLSEEFLVEFLGTHGTEIYYRIRGVDNRLVIPYQERKSIGTESTFSSDISNLDELESIMDEYSKEITALLIKKGFMTKTLTVKLKDSDFKSKSRSETFIEYTDDIDTISIKARQLLRSLFREANYRLMGLTASNLIDNTFKQLSLFD, encoded by the coding sequence ATGGCGAATCGCATAATTTTTCATGTAGATATGGATGCTTTTTTTGCTTCTGTGGAGGAGCTTGATAATCCAAATTTAAAAAAATATCCTGTAATTGTAGCAGGAAGTTCCGACAGAGGTGTTGTTACTACTGCTAATTATCCTGCCCGAAAATACGGTCTACATTCTGCTATGCCTGTATTTATGGCAAAGAAACTGTGTCCGCATGTAGTTATAGTTCCGGTTAGAAAACATCGATATAGCGAGATGTCCAAAAAGATTTATTCCATATTGAATGAGTTTACACCAATAACTGAAATGGTCTCGCTGGATGAAGCTTATATGGATATGACGAAGTGTACTGATGATCCCTTTTTGACAGCTGAAAACATACAAAATAGAGTTTTTACTGAAACAGGTCTGACCATGTCAATCGGTATTTCTTATAATAAGTTTCTGGCAAAAATAGCGTCTGATTGGAATAAACCCAATGGTATTAAGGAAATAAAAGAAAATATGATTCCGGATATACTTTTGGATTTGCCTCTAAGAAAGGTTCACGGCCTCGGTAATGTTTCAATTAAGAAGTTCAATAATATTGGTATCTATTCTGTAGAGGATCTCTATCAGTTATCTGAAGAGTTCTTAGTTGAATTTCTAGGAACTCATGGGACTGAAATCTATTATAGGATTCGTGGAGTTGATAATAGATTAGTTATTCCGTATCAGGAAAGAAAGTCAATCGGTACTGAGAGTACCTTTTCTAGCGATATTTCTAATCTTGATGAACTGGAAAGTATTATGGATGAGTATTCTAAGGAAATAACAGCTTTACTTATTAAAAAGGGTTTTATGACAAAAACTCTAACAGTTAAACTTAAAGACAGCGATTTTAAATCAAAATCCAGATCTGAAACTTTTATAGAGTATACGGATGATATCGATACAATAAGTATTAAAGCACGTCAATTACTGAGATCATTATTTAGAGAAGCCAATTATAGATTAATGGGTTTAACTGCCTCGAATTTAATAGATAATACATTTAAACAGCTTAGTTTATTTGATTAA
- a CDS encoding MATE family efflux transporter, which produces MQKNKILLTEGNIYESLIKFSIPFIIANLLQALYGAVDMFIIGIFTDTAGLSGVAVATQVMQIVNGIILGLTMGGTILVGQYYGANRQSDTEKTIGSLMIIGTFVSLIITVSMFIFKDGLLNLLNTPAEAYNDAKNYVLITSAGTVFIFGYNAVSAVLRGLGDSKRPVYFIAIACIVNIILDLLFVANLGLRASGAALATVISQLLSLIIAIWYLTRRSNYFKFTTENLRVDLNRIWNILKISLPLAFQEVLLWGSFLVIAAIANGMGVNASAAVGIVAKFETFSMLPPMALSYAIAAMTAQNIGADKPERALKALKISIAMSLVTAFLFLLWAQLHPHSIMAIFGADIGVAIAGAQYLKFYSIDFLLVSFKFNLNGFLNGSGRTTFAMFNGIFSSIFIRIPLAYILGVKLAKGLYGLGLSVTLASILSITFSILFIRTGKWREKIIK; this is translated from the coding sequence TTGCAAAAAAATAAAATCCTACTTACGGAAGGAAATATCTATGAATCTTTAATAAAATTCTCAATACCATTTATCATAGCTAATCTATTGCAAGCACTCTACGGTGCTGTAGATATGTTTATAATAGGTATATTCACCGATACTGCCGGACTTTCCGGAGTAGCAGTTGCAACCCAAGTGATGCAAATCGTGAACGGTATTATTCTTGGACTTACAATGGGCGGAACTATATTGGTGGGTCAATACTATGGTGCCAATAGACAAAGTGACACGGAAAAAACTATAGGTAGTTTGATGATAATCGGAACTTTTGTGTCACTTATCATTACTGTTTCGATGTTTATATTCAAGGATGGACTATTAAATCTTCTAAACACACCTGCTGAAGCATACAATGATGCAAAGAACTATGTATTGATAACATCTGCTGGGACAGTGTTCATATTCGGATACAATGCAGTGAGCGCTGTACTTCGAGGTCTTGGTGATTCTAAAAGGCCTGTGTATTTCATAGCTATTGCATGCATTGTCAATATCATTTTGGATTTATTATTTGTCGCAAACCTTGGACTTCGTGCCTCCGGTGCAGCACTCGCTACTGTTATTTCGCAATTATTAAGCTTGATTATCGCTATTTGGTATCTTACTAGAAGAAGCAATTATTTTAAGTTTACAACTGAAAATTTAAGAGTCGATTTAAATAGAATATGGAATATCTTAAAGATAAGTCTACCACTTGCATTCCAAGAAGTTTTATTGTGGGGTTCTTTCTTAGTTATTGCTGCTATAGCAAATGGTATGGGTGTCAATGCATCTGCTGCAGTTGGAATAGTCGCTAAGTTTGAGACCTTTTCCATGCTGCCTCCCATGGCACTTTCATATGCCATCGCGGCAATGACAGCACAAAATATCGGAGCAGATAAGCCTGAAAGAGCACTGAAAGCACTTAAGATAAGTATAGCTATGTCATTAGTAACTGCTTTCCTATTCCTTTTATGGGCTCAGCTGCATCCTCATTCCATTATGGCAATATTTGGTGCCGATATAGGGGTTGCAATAGCCGGTGCTCAATACTTAAAGTTCTATAGTATTGATTTCTTACTGGTATCGTTTAAATTCAATCTAAACGGTTTTTTAAACGGATCAGGTCGTACGACATTTGCCATGTTTAACGGTATTTTTTCTTCTATATTTATAAGAATACCGCTCGCATATATTCTTGGAGTTAAACTTGCGAAAGGATTGTATGGATTAGGACTTTCTGTTACTCTGGCTTCGATTTTGTCCATAACTTTTTCTATACTTTTTATAAGAACTGGAAAGTGGAGAGAGAAGATAATAAAATAA
- a CDS encoding MurT ligase domain-containing protein: MKVIAIIIAKITLIVGRILKRGSSLPGYIARRISPNILGQLKQPPNIVMVTGTNGKTSTTHFISSIMEKASYKVAHNREGANMPQGITTVLLENSNLAGVIDADVSVLEVDEGFLKMVTDEITPDYLVLTNLFEDQLDRFGNLEEVAKKIKNAVPKKTKLIINANDPLLVKIGKDLIENEKIYYGVEGLEIKNEKAETKCPNCSKELNYDKLFYDKIGYYTCSCGFKTPEIDYLAKDVNLEDKTFMLNGHRFKSSYGSDYFIYNILAAISYAKEMGITDTIIEKAIKDYKIGSGRMESIAFGKHNTILNLVKNPAGLNRSIEFIDKNQNEDYYLLISVNNRPADGEDTTWLKTVNYQPLQADKLKTIYIFGEAVQDLRAALIESGIDTSKIEVIEDLEVTLIKLKNSPEKTYFLTNYTAMERVSKALESI, encoded by the coding sequence ATGAAGGTAATTGCGATAATAATTGCAAAAATAACACTTATAGTAGGTAGAATACTGAAAAGAGGATCAAGTCTACCTGGATATATAGCAAGAAGAATTAGTCCCAATATATTAGGACAGCTGAAACAACCACCAAATATAGTAATGGTTACAGGTACAAATGGAAAAACTTCAACAACCCATTTTATTTCCTCAATAATGGAGAAAGCTTCTTACAAAGTAGCACATAATAGAGAAGGAGCTAATATGCCGCAAGGTATTACAACTGTACTCTTAGAGAATTCAAATTTAGCAGGAGTAATAGATGCTGATGTTTCGGTATTGGAAGTAGATGAAGGCTTTCTAAAAATGGTAACCGATGAAATCACACCCGACTACTTGGTCTTAACAAATTTATTTGAAGACCAATTAGACAGATTTGGCAATCTCGAAGAAGTAGCAAAAAAGATCAAAAATGCTGTACCTAAAAAAACCAAACTAATTATAAACGCAAACGATCCATTACTGGTAAAAATTGGTAAAGACTTGATTGAGAATGAAAAAATCTACTATGGAGTAGAAGGTTTGGAGATAAAAAATGAAAAAGCAGAAACAAAATGTCCAAACTGTTCAAAGGAGTTAAACTACGATAAATTATTCTATGATAAAATAGGATATTACACTTGTAGCTGTGGCTTTAAAACACCTGAAATTGACTACTTGGCTAAAGATGTAAATCTAGAAGATAAAACATTTATGCTAAATGGTCATAGATTCAAGTCTTCCTATGGCTCTGATTACTTTATATACAATATTTTAGCTGCCATATCTTATGCAAAAGAAATGGGAATTACCGATACAATTATAGAAAAAGCAATAAAAGATTATAAAATCGGTAGTGGAAGAATGGAAAGCATAGCTTTTGGTAAGCACAATACCATTTTGAATCTCGTTAAAAATCCTGCCGGACTAAATAGATCTATAGAATTTATAGATAAAAATCAAAATGAGGATTACTATCTATTGATTTCTGTTAACAACAGACCTGCGGACGGAGAAGATACAACTTGGCTGAAAACAGTTAATTATCAGCCTTTACAGGCAGATAAACTAAAGACGATATATATCTTTGGTGAAGCAGTTCAAGACTTAAGAGCAGCACTTATTGAATCAGGTATTGACACAAGTAAAATTGAAGTTATCGAGGATTTAGAAGTAACACTTATAAAACTTAAAAACAGTCCAGAAAAGACATACTTCTTAACCAATTACACTGCGATGGAGCGTGTTTCAAAAGCTCTAGAAAGCATATAA
- a CDS encoding FAD-dependent oxidoreductase yields the protein MDRTEYLIIGSGISGYSATKVIREKEPDSMITVITRNKDLEKYRSRLSSSAYDNFEEKDLWMQSIDWYYDNDVELILNAEVVKVDTANNTLHLDDMRSIKYCKLLIATGSRIVLPVVDYGDMENVVMIKTPQDLISEEFTNPKNILVIGASVPGIQESILLKQMGKEVSIVEHGDTILYPALNTELSKKIIGDLEELGIKIYIGSEIETVIGEEEIEKIITTKGDSIDVDLLVLNKGIKSNIEFIMGSEIDYDIGIKVNEYLQTSVENIFGAGDCVEFDKQLVGQWDSSLKQGKTAGENMTGGKQRYRYPDEVKIIEIGSKSLFTYGETSSNSNYETVENPKQFMQLFYNSEDKNEDNLIGVAQYGNITDKDKYVEKILDNRRNKI from the coding sequence TTGGATAGAACAGAATATTTAATTATTGGATCAGGTATATCCGGTTATAGTGCTACAAAGGTAATCAGAGAAAAAGAACCTGATAGTATGATAACAGTGATAACCAGAAACAAGGATTTGGAGAAATATAGAAGTAGATTATCATCATCTGCCTATGATAATTTTGAAGAAAAAGACTTATGGATGCAGTCAATAGACTGGTACTATGATAATGATGTTGAACTCATACTAAATGCTGAAGTTGTAAAAGTGGATACTGCAAACAATACACTTCATCTTGATGATATGAGAAGTATTAAGTACTGCAAACTCTTAATTGCTACAGGTAGTAGGATAGTACTTCCTGTCGTTGATTATGGTGATATGGAGAATGTAGTCATGATTAAAACACCTCAGGATTTAATCTCTGAGGAATTTACCAATCCTAAAAATATACTCGTAATAGGTGCGAGTGTTCCAGGAATTCAGGAATCCATATTGCTAAAACAAATGGGCAAGGAAGTAAGCATAGTTGAACACGGAGATACCATACTTTACCCTGCACTTAATACAGAATTATCCAAGAAGATTATTGGAGACTTGGAAGAATTGGGCATTAAAATCTATATCGGTTCAGAAATAGAAACTGTCATTGGAGAGGAAGAAATAGAAAAAATCATAACTACCAAAGGTGACAGTATAGATGTAGATCTTCTAGTTTTAAATAAAGGTATAAAATCAAATATAGAATTCATCATGGGATCGGAAATCGACTATGATATCGGAATCAAAGTTAACGAATACCTTCAAACCAGTGTAGAAAATATTTTTGGAGCAGGCGATTGCGTTGAATTCGATAAGCAATTAGTTGGACAATGGGATTCATCCCTTAAACAAGGTAAGACAGCCGGAGAAAATATGACGGGTGGAAAACAAAGATATAGGTATCCTGATGAAGTGAAAATAATAGAAATCGGAAGTAAAAGCCTATTCACATATGGTGAAACATCGTCCAATTCAAATTATGAAACAGTGGAAAATCCTAAACAATTTATGCAGCTGTTTTATAACTCAGAGGATAAAAATGAAGATAATCTAATCGGGGTTGCACAATATGGTAATATCACCGACAAGGACAAATATGTTGAGAAAATATTAGATAATAGGCGGAATAAAATATGA
- a CDS encoding transposase, which yields MAYEKDSKQLSFYDGPSQFEGVDLDPENRWVKLADIIPWDLVEDVYAQNFPSNMGRKAYSSKIAFGAILVKDILKVTDQELVYLITENPYLQYFFGEMSFSNQPIFSTSSMTRFKRRFKEEDIIYLYDQTNLLLENEDIEIKAILR from the coding sequence ATGGCTTACGAAAAGGATAGTAAACAATTATCGTTTTATGATGGGCCATCCCAGTTTGAGGGCGTTGATTTAGATCCTGAAAACAGATGGGTTAAGTTGGCTGACATTATTCCATGGGATCTGGTTGAGGATGTGTATGCTCAAAATTTCCCTTCAAATATGGGTAGAAAGGCTTATTCTTCAAAGATAGCTTTTGGAGCAATCCTGGTCAAAGATATACTCAAGGTAACAGATCAAGAATTGGTTTATTTAATTACTGAAAACCCTTATCTACAGTATTTTTTCGGTGAGATGAGCTTTAGTAATCAGCCGATATTCTCTACGAGCTCAATGACCAGATTTAAGAGAAGATTTAAAGAAGAAGATATAATCTACTTGTATGATCAGACTAATCTGCTGCTTGAGAATGAAGATATCGAAATTAAAGCAATCTTAAGATGA
- a CDS encoding spermidine/putrescine ABC transporter substrate-binding protein produces MKKFVIILLTALILTGCAGGGGKSENVVNVYNWGEYMDKTILEDFEKETGIKVKYDTFVTNEDLYVKMKKGGDAYDVIVPSDYMIERMIKENLIQPLDKSKISTLENINPDLMNASYDPESKYSVPFLWGTLGIVYNKNNVSETVDSWDILWKEEYKNKIVMLESSRDSIGIALIRLGYSINTKNENELEEAKKLLIEQKPLVLAYQVDQTKDMVIGEETDLAVMYSGDAYDAVRQNENLNYVVPKEGSNLWFDSMVIPTNAKNVENAHKFIEYMGRPEVAAKLANYVGYSTPNIKARDLLENDMKNSPIVFPELDKLNNLEVFNDPGDTIVLYDKIWTDVISE; encoded by the coding sequence GTGAAAAAGTTTGTAATTATCTTATTGACTGCCCTAATCCTTACCGGCTGTGCCGGTGGTGGTGGAAAGTCTGAGAATGTTGTCAATGTATACAATTGGGGAGAGTATATGGACAAAACTATCCTTGAAGATTTCGAAAAAGAAACAGGAATAAAAGTAAAGTACGATACATTCGTTACTAATGAAGACCTATATGTAAAGATGAAAAAAGGTGGAGATGCATATGATGTCATCGTACCATCCGACTATATGATTGAGAGAATGATCAAGGAAAATTTGATTCAGCCGCTTGATAAAAGCAAAATAAGTACTCTCGAAAATATTAATCCAGATCTTATGAACGCATCATATGATCCCGAATCAAAATACTCAGTGCCATTTTTATGGGGAACTCTAGGTATTGTATATAATAAAAATAATGTAAGTGAAACAGTTGATTCTTGGGATATACTATGGAAGGAAGAATATAAAAACAAAATAGTTATGCTAGAGAGTTCAAGGGACTCAATAGGTATAGCTCTAATAAGACTGGGATATTCTATAAATACTAAAAATGAAAATGAACTTGAAGAAGCTAAAAAGCTGTTAATAGAACAAAAACCACTGGTTCTGGCTTATCAAGTTGATCAAACCAAAGACATGGTTATAGGAGAGGAAACTGACTTAGCAGTAATGTATTCCGGAGATGCGTATGATGCAGTAAGACAAAATGAAAACTTGAACTATGTAGTACCTAAGGAAGGCTCTAATCTATGGTTTGACTCGATGGTAATTCCAACAAATGCAAAAAATGTGGAAAATGCTCATAAGTTTATAGAATACATGGGAAGACCTGAAGTAGCTGCTAAATTGGCAAACTATGTTGGTTATTCAACTCCAAATATAAAAGCCAGAGATTTACTTGAAAATGATATGAAAAATTCTCCGATAGTATTTCCGGAGCTGGATAAGCTCAATAATTTAGAAGTTTTTAATGATCCAGGCGATACTATAGTTTTATACGATAAAATATGGACAGATGTCATATCTGAGTAG
- the argJ gene encoding bifunctional ornithine acetyltransferase/N-acetylglutamate synthase gives MKVLEGNITAPKGFLASAIGVDLKGSGKEKEDIMVVYSEVPAKAAGTFTKNLVKSGTVTYCMENIKNENARAFLGLSGVANTAVKDALEKADMMCSLAADFLNIDKSEVLPACTGRIGKIVDIERIKSGFDKMKAPDKNSSDAVSRAIMTTDSFPKKITVQEEIGGSTVTISCIGKGSGMIHPNMGTTINFATTDIAISKELLQEALSSAIDETFNMLSIDGDMSTNDTFLIMTSGLAGNEEIVSKNEDYELFKNALTEATRVIAKLIASDGEGASKLLISKIEGARTREDARILAKSVITSPRYKAAVNKFDDYAARILANMGYSGGMFDYLKATISYRWGEYDKVMYDRGESYGLSDEEKQSMLDIEELIIFVDLHEGEFSSEAYGCDLGCEYINGLVEYK, from the coding sequence ATGAAAGTACTTGAAGGAAATATAACCGCCCCAAAGGGATTTTTAGCTTCGGCTATAGGTGTAGATTTAAAAGGTTCCGGAAAAGAAAAAGAAGATATAATGGTAGTTTATTCTGAGGTTCCTGCCAAGGCAGCTGGAACATTTACAAAAAATCTAGTTAAAAGCGGAACCGTTACTTATTGTATGGAAAATATAAAAAATGAAAATGCGAGAGCTTTTCTAGGTTTAAGCGGTGTTGCAAATACTGCTGTAAAAGATGCTTTAGAAAAAGCTGACATGATGTGTTCTCTTGCTGCAGATTTTTTAAATATAGATAAGTCAGAGGTCCTTCCCGCCTGCACAGGTAGGATAGGAAAAATAGTAGATATAGAACGTATAAAATCAGGATTTGATAAAATGAAAGCACCTGATAAAAACAGTTCTGATGCAGTTTCAAGAGCGATTATGACTACTGACTCATTTCCTAAAAAAATAACTGTACAAGAAGAAATAGGGGGCAGTACAGTAACAATTTCCTGCATAGGTAAGGGAAGTGGAATGATTCATCCAAATATGGGAACAACTATAAATTTTGCAACCACTGATATTGCAATTTCAAAAGAGTTATTGCAGGAAGCTTTAAGCTCTGCAATAGATGAAACATTTAATATGCTAAGTATAGACGGCGACATGTCTACAAATGATACCTTTCTTATAATGACCTCTGGATTAGCAGGCAACGAAGAAATAGTATCTAAAAATGAGGATTATGAATTGTTCAAGAATGCACTCACTGAAGCTACTAGAGTTATCGCTAAATTAATTGCTTCTGATGGAGAGGGTGCTTCAAAACTATTGATTTCTAAAATAGAAGGAGCAAGAACACGAGAAGATGCAAGAATTCTAGCAAAATCCGTAATAACCAGTCCAAGGTATAAGGCTGCAGTAAATAAATTTGACGACTATGCAGCTAGGATATTGGCAAATATGGGTTATTCCGGAGGAATGTTCGACTATCTAAAAGCCACCATAAGTTACAGATGGGGTGAGTATGATAAAGTCATGTATGATAGAGGAGAATCATATGGACTGAGTGATGAAGAAAAACAATCCATGCTCGATATTGAGGAATTGATAATCTTCGTAGATTTACATGAAGGTGAATTTTCGTCTGAAGCCTATGGCTGTGATCTGGGATGTGAATATATCAATGGACTGGTGGAGTATAAATAA